A genome region from Vibrio tapetis subsp. tapetis includes the following:
- a CDS encoding SLC13 family permease, translating into MVIKNPAILIKLFICFAIPTAVLLMPIDLIPLDDLTLIQHRLLAIFLLAALLWVLEPVPVFATSILIIALELVMISNKGLHLFRTPPEGHDLGELINYTDIFSAFSSPIIILFMGGFALAIAASKYELDNNLARVLLKPFGTQPKFIMLGLMLITAVFSMFMSNTATTVMMLALLGPIVASAPKGDLGVKALVLCIPIAANTGGIATPIGTPPNAIALQYLTGENSIDFLSWMMMGLPFVMIQLTIAWFLLQRLFPSSEKEMVLKLNGQFRKSWRAITVYITFAATILLWMTTSLHGMNTYVVSIIPLAVFTLTGIMGKEELKQINWDVLWLVAGGIAIGIGLDKTGLAEALAHSIDYESLTPYAVVITLSIVCWLMANFMSNTATANLLMPIAAAIGTSMPSLVAIGGLQGLLVVVAFSASLGMILPVSTPPNSLAYSTGLIESKDMAKIGLIMGVLGLLMVYAAMLILT; encoded by the coding sequence ATGGTAATAAAAAATCCTGCGATTTTGATCAAACTCTTCATCTGCTTTGCCATTCCCACTGCGGTTTTGTTGATGCCCATAGATTTGATCCCTCTTGATGATTTAACCCTCATCCAACATAGACTTTTAGCTATTTTTTTACTTGCAGCCCTACTATGGGTACTCGAACCTGTTCCTGTTTTTGCCACATCAATCTTAATCATCGCGTTAGAGTTAGTTATGATATCCAATAAGGGGCTGCATTTATTTCGCACGCCTCCTGAAGGGCATGACCTTGGCGAGCTGATCAATTACACCGATATATTCAGCGCATTCTCTTCTCCGATCATCATTCTATTTATGGGGGGCTTTGCTCTAGCCATCGCGGCATCCAAATACGAACTGGATAACAACTTGGCTCGTGTTTTACTCAAACCATTTGGTACGCAGCCAAAGTTCATCATGCTTGGGTTAATGCTGATCACCGCAGTTTTTTCTATGTTTATGTCAAACACCGCCACTACCGTCATGATGCTCGCGTTACTCGGACCTATTGTTGCTTCAGCACCTAAAGGAGACTTGGGGGTGAAAGCATTGGTGCTATGTATTCCTATTGCTGCCAATACCGGTGGTATAGCAACGCCAATTGGCACGCCACCCAATGCTATCGCACTACAATATTTAACCGGAGAAAACAGCATCGACTTTCTCAGTTGGATGATGATGGGGCTGCCCTTTGTCATGATTCAATTGACCATCGCTTGGTTTCTTCTTCAACGGCTGTTTCCTTCATCTGAAAAAGAGATGGTGCTAAAACTTAATGGCCAGTTTAGAAAGAGCTGGCGAGCAATTACCGTTTACATTACGTTTGCCGCTACCATACTCTTATGGATGACCACCAGCCTCCATGGCATGAACACCTATGTGGTTTCAATTATTCCTCTCGCCGTATTTACCCTAACGGGAATTATGGGAAAAGAAGAGCTAAAGCAAATTAACTGGGACGTACTGTGGTTGGTTGCTGGGGGGATTGCTATTGGTATTGGGTTAGATAAAACAGGGCTAGCAGAGGCGCTGGCACATTCAATCGATTATGAGTCATTAACTCCTTACGCCGTCGTGATTACCTTATCGATTGTATGTTGGTTGATGGCTAACTTTATGTCCAATACCGCAACCGCCAACTTACTCATGCCCATCGCTGCCGCTATCGGGACATCCATGCCAAGTTTGGTCGCTATAGGTGGACTGCAAGGCTTGCTCGTGGTCGTCGCATTTTCCGCCTCCCTTGGTATGATCTTACCTGTTTCTACGCCACCAAACTCATTAGCGTATTCAACCGGTTTAATCGAAAGTAAAGATATGGCTAAGATTGGCTTGATTATGGGAGTCTTGGGGTTGCTTATGGTTTACGCCGCCATGCTTATTCTTACCTAA
- a CDS encoding DMT family transporter, with protein MTYEWLALAAAFLWAISSLISVTPARHLGSFAYSRWRMGCTASMLIVMALVTGGWSSVESVHIFPMALSGLIGIFIGDTALFACMNRMGPRQAGLLFSCHAVFSALLGYFLFSETLTSSEYIGSVLVFSGVVSAIFFGRKSQKQHDWEAVKGRAWIGVSLGLLAAFCQAMGGIIAKPVMLTEIDPIAASALRMITAFLAHSLFRMTGAKLARPIQPISLKILAICAVNGFLAMAVGMTLILYALKDGNVGMVALLSSTTPIMLLPLLWLYTKQRPNRYAWLGAAVAVVGTGIIVG; from the coding sequence ATGACTTATGAATGGCTCGCCCTTGCTGCCGCATTTTTATGGGCAATTTCCAGTTTAATATCAGTAACACCAGCAAGGCATCTTGGTTCATTCGCGTACAGTCGCTGGAGGATGGGGTGTACTGCAAGTATGCTGATTGTTATGGCTCTTGTGACTGGAGGCTGGAGCAGTGTGGAATCCGTCCATATATTTCCGATGGCTCTATCTGGGCTGATTGGTATTTTTATTGGCGATACTGCGCTATTTGCCTGTATGAATCGAATGGGTCCGAGACAGGCTGGCCTGCTCTTTTCATGCCATGCCGTCTTTTCCGCTTTACTGGGCTATTTTCTTTTTAGCGAAACGCTAACCAGCAGTGAATATATTGGCTCAGTCTTGGTTTTCTCAGGCGTCGTTTCCGCTATTTTCTTCGGACGAAAAAGCCAAAAGCAACATGATTGGGAAGCGGTAAAAGGCCGAGCTTGGATTGGGGTATCCCTAGGACTACTTGCTGCTTTTTGCCAAGCAATGGGAGGCATCATCGCAAAGCCTGTCATGCTCACCGAAATTGATCCAATTGCGGCTTCAGCGTTAAGGATGATCACCGCTTTTTTAGCACACAGTTTATTTCGTATGACGGGGGCAAAATTAGCCCGACCTATTCAACCAATAAGTTTAAAAATACTTGCCATTTGTGCCGTCAACGGCTTTTTAGCAATGGCCGTCGGTATGACTCTGATCCTCTACGCCTTAAAAGACGGTAACGTTGGTATGGTCGCGCTACTTTCTTCCACTACACCAATCATGTTACTGCCTCTTTTATGGCTGTATACGAAACAAAGACCCAACCGCTACGCGTGGTTAGGCGCAGCTGTCGCCGTTGTCGGTACAGGCATTATTGTCGGCTAA
- the epmA gene encoding elongation factor P--(R)-beta-lysine ligase has product MTLATWQPSASISMLKKRGDILSQIRQFFAQRRVLEVDTPAMSHATVTDVHMHTFQTNFVGPGYSQGASLYLMTSPEFHMKRLLAAGSGCIYQINKAFRNEEDGRYHNPEFTMLEWYRMGFDHHQLMDEMDDLLPLILKCDSANRMTYQQAFLSVLGVCPLEASMDDLRASAAQLGLSDIAHNEQDKDTLLQLLFSVGVEGVIGQNAPVFVYDFPASQAALAKVNQSDPRVADRFEVYYKGIELANGFHELDNPAEQLARFEQDNRKRISTGLQPQPIDHNLIAALEHGLPACAGVALGVDRLIMLALDCEHIDEVTAFPFPIA; this is encoded by the coding sequence ATGACCTTAGCTACTTGGCAGCCGTCGGCTTCGATTTCGATGCTGAAAAAAAGAGGCGATATTTTGTCTCAAATTAGGCAGTTTTTTGCTCAACGACGTGTCTTAGAAGTCGATACGCCAGCCATGAGTCACGCAACGGTTACTGATGTGCACATGCATACGTTTCAAACGAATTTTGTTGGTCCTGGGTATTCACAAGGAGCGTCCTTGTATTTAATGACCAGTCCAGAATTCCATATGAAGCGGCTGCTTGCTGCGGGTAGTGGCTGTATTTATCAAATTAATAAAGCGTTTCGTAATGAAGAGGATGGTCGCTATCACAACCCAGAATTTACGATGTTGGAATGGTATCGAATGGGTTTCGACCATCATCAGCTAATGGACGAAATGGATGACTTGTTACCGTTGATTTTAAAGTGCGATTCTGCGAATAGAATGACTTATCAGCAAGCATTTTTGTCGGTGTTAGGTGTGTGTCCGTTAGAGGCAAGCATGGATGACCTCAGAGCCTCTGCTGCTCAGTTAGGCTTGAGCGATATTGCCCATAACGAGCAAGATAAAGATACACTATTGCAGTTACTTTTCAGTGTTGGCGTTGAAGGTGTTATTGGCCAAAATGCCCCTGTATTTGTTTATGACTTTCCGGCTTCGCAGGCGGCATTGGCGAAAGTGAACCAGTCTGATCCTAGGGTGGCGGATAGATTTGAAGTTTATTATAAAGGCATCGAGCTAGCTAACGGCTTCCATGAGTTAGATAATCCTGCTGAACAGCTAGCGCGTTTTGAACAAGACAACAGAAAACGCATAAGCACGGGGCTACAGCCTCAACCCATTGATCACAATTTAATTGCCGCTTTAGAGCATGGTTTACCAGCCTGCGCTGGCGTTGCTCTTGGGGTCGACCGCTTGATTATGCTTGCGTTGGACTGTGAGCATATCGATGAGGTAACGGCTTTTCCATTCCCTATCGCCTGA
- the frdA gene encoding fumarate reductase (quinol) flavoprotein subunit, giving the protein MKTITTDIAVIGAGGAGLRTAIAAAEANPELEIALISKVYPMRSHTVAAEGGSAAVIKEEDSLDNHFNDTVGGGDWLCEQDVVEYFVKSATREMVQMEQWGCPWSRKENGEVNVRRFGGMKVERTWFAADKTGFHMLHTLFQTSMKYDQINRFDEYFVVDLLVEDGEVQGLIAIHMSEGELVTIKAKSVVLATGGAGRVYHCNTNGGIVTGDGMAMAYRHGVPLRDMEFVQYHPTGLPGTGILMTEGCRGEGGIIVNKNGYRYLQDYGMGPETPVGEPKNKYMELGPRDKVSQAFWHEQQKGNTIKHPLGDVVHLDLRHLGEEYLQERLPFICELSKAYVNVDPAKEPIPIRPTVHYTMGGIETDGQCETRIKGLFAVGECASVGLHGANRLGSNSLAEFVVFGRVAGENAVKRAAEFKGWNDESIAKQITAVEARIQALLDQDGNENWADIRTEMGHTMEAGCGIYRQEDLMQATIDKLTELKARYKNIGIKDKGKVFNTDLLYAIEVGYGLEVAEAMAHSAILRTESRGAHQRLDDGCTERDDENFLKHSLAFFKEDAAPSIDYSNVKITKSQPKARLYGEAAEKAAAAEAAAQKQLDEEKPAEEKA; this is encoded by the coding sequence GTGAAAACAATAACCACAGATATCGCAGTCATCGGCGCAGGCGGCGCCGGTCTTCGTACTGCCATTGCCGCGGCTGAGGCCAACCCTGAACTCGAAATTGCACTTATTTCTAAAGTGTATCCAATGCGATCTCACACTGTCGCAGCGGAAGGAGGCTCAGCAGCTGTAATCAAGGAAGAAGACAGCCTAGATAACCACTTCAACGATACTGTTGGCGGTGGGGACTGGCTATGTGAACAGGACGTTGTAGAATATTTTGTTAAAAGCGCGACTCGCGAAATGGTCCAAATGGAGCAATGGGGCTGCCCATGGAGTCGCAAAGAAAATGGTGAAGTCAACGTACGTCGTTTTGGTGGCATGAAAGTAGAGCGCACTTGGTTCGCTGCTGACAAAACAGGCTTCCACATGCTTCACACCCTGTTCCAAACTTCGATGAAATACGATCAAATCAATCGATTCGATGAGTATTTTGTGGTCGATCTTCTCGTTGAAGACGGTGAAGTTCAAGGTTTAATCGCCATTCATATGTCTGAAGGTGAACTCGTTACCATCAAAGCGAAATCTGTTGTACTTGCAACGGGTGGTGCTGGTCGCGTTTACCACTGCAATACCAATGGCGGTATCGTAACTGGCGACGGAATGGCAATGGCTTATCGCCACGGCGTTCCTCTTCGTGACATGGAATTCGTTCAATACCATCCTACGGGCCTTCCAGGCACGGGCATTTTGATGACTGAAGGTTGTCGTGGTGAGGGCGGTATCATCGTCAACAAAAACGGCTACCGTTATCTACAAGATTACGGCATGGGGCCAGAAACCCCTGTTGGCGAACCAAAAAACAAATACATGGAACTGGGTCCTCGTGACAAAGTTTCTCAGGCATTCTGGCATGAGCAGCAAAAAGGCAACACCATTAAGCACCCTCTGGGTGATGTGGTGCACCTTGATCTTCGCCACCTCGGTGAAGAGTACCTGCAAGAACGTTTACCATTCATCTGTGAGCTTTCAAAAGCTTACGTGAATGTAGATCCTGCTAAAGAACCAATCCCAATTCGCCCAACGGTTCACTACACCATGGGTGGCATTGAAACAGACGGCCAATGTGAAACTCGAATCAAAGGTCTATTCGCTGTGGGTGAGTGTGCTTCTGTTGGCCTGCATGGTGCAAACCGCTTAGGTTCAAACTCATTGGCTGAATTTGTCGTATTCGGTCGTGTTGCCGGTGAAAACGCAGTTAAGCGCGCTGCTGAGTTCAAAGGCTGGAATGACGAGTCAATCGCTAAACAAATAACAGCGGTTGAAGCACGAATTCAAGCACTCTTAGATCAAGACGGAAATGAAAACTGGGCGGATATCCGCACTGAAATGGGTCACACAATGGAAGCTGGTTGTGGTATCTACCGTCAAGAAGATCTGATGCAAGCAACCATTGATAAGTTGACTGAACTTAAAGCTCGCTACAAAAACATTGGCATCAAAGACAAAGGAAAAGTGTTTAACACCGATCTTCTGTATGCCATTGAAGTCGGTTACGGACTTGAAGTCGCTGAAGCCATGGCTCACTCGGCTATTTTAAGAACAGAATCTCGTGGTGCTCATCAACGTCTAGACGATGGCTGCACTGAACGTGATGATGAGAACTTCTTGAAGCACTCATTGGCTTTCTTCAAAGAAGACGCGGCGCCGTCTATCGATTATAGCAATGTGAAAATCACCAAGTCTCAACCTAAAGCTCGTCTATATGGTGAAGCGGCAGAAAAAGCAGCCGCGGCTGAAGCGGCAGCTCAAAAACAACTTGATGAAGAAAAACCAGCAGAGGAGAAGGCATAA
- a CDS encoding succinate dehydrogenase/fumarate reductase iron-sulfur subunit, protein MTTTTRIQKVEILRYDPAKDSEPHLQSFDVPFDDTMSVLDAIGYIKDNLDKDLSYRWSCRMAICGSCGIMVNNVPKLACKCFLRDYPDGLRIEPLANFPIEKDLIVDMTPFIERLEAIKPYIIGNDRKPEDGANLQTPEQMAKYKQFAGCINCGLCYAACPQFGLNPEFIGPAALTLAHRYNLDSRDNGKDERMKLINGDNGAWGCTFVGYCSEVCPKNVDPAAAVNQGKVESSMDFVIAMLKPDGSPKKAEA, encoded by the coding sequence ATGACGACGACAACTCGTATTCAAAAAGTCGAAATCCTACGCTACGATCCAGCAAAAGACAGCGAACCACATCTGCAGTCGTTTGATGTGCCTTTCGATGACACTATGTCGGTACTTGATGCCATTGGTTACATCAAAGACAACCTGGATAAAGACCTCTCTTACCGCTGGTCTTGTCGTATGGCGATTTGTGGCTCTTGCGGCATCATGGTTAACAACGTTCCTAAACTGGCATGTAAATGCTTTCTGCGTGACTACCCTGATGGATTGAGAATTGAGCCACTGGCTAACTTCCCGATTGAAAAAGACTTAATCGTGGATATGACGCCATTTATCGAACGTCTAGAAGCCATCAAGCCTTATATCATTGGTAATGACCGTAAACCTGAAGATGGTGCTAACCTGCAAACGCCTGAGCAAATGGCAAAATACAAGCAGTTCGCTGGATGTATTAACTGTGGTTTATGTTACGCAGCGTGTCCGCAATTTGGTTTAAACCCAGAGTTTATTGGCCCTGCAGCATTAACACTTGCTCACCGTTACAACCTAGATAGTCGTGATAACGGCAAAGATGAGCGTATGAAGCTTATCAATGGAGACAATGGCGCATGGGGTTGTACTTTCGTGGGTTACTGTTCTGAGGTTTGCCCTAAAAACGTCGATCCTGCAGCAGCGGTAAACCAAGGCAAAGTTGAATCTTCAATGGACTTCGTCATTGCCATGTTGAAACCGGATGGTTCACCAAAGAAAGCGGAGGCCTAG
- the frdC gene encoding fumarate reductase subunit FrdC — translation MSNRKPYVREMKRTWWKDSPFYRFYMMREATILPLILFTLFLTVGLGSLVKGPEAWQAWLGFMANPIVVAINIVALAGSLLHAQTFFSMMPQVMPIRLKGKLIDKKIIVLSQWAAVAAISLIVLVVV, via the coding sequence ATGAGCAATCGTAAACCTTATGTTCGTGAAATGAAGCGCACATGGTGGAAAGACAGCCCGTTTTATCGTTTCTATATGATGCGTGAAGCAACCATTCTACCGTTAATCTTGTTTACTCTGTTCCTAACCGTTGGTTTGGGCAGCCTAGTGAAGGGGCCTGAAGCGTGGCAAGCATGGCTTGGCTTTATGGCTAACCCTATTGTTGTCGCGATCAATATCGTTGCACTTGCAGGTAGCCTACTGCATGCCCAGACTTTCTTTAGCATGATGCCTCAAGTGATGCCAATTCGCTTGAAAGGTAAGTTGATTGATAAAAAAATCATCGTGTTGAGTCAGTGGGCAGCGGTCGCTGCGATTTCACTTATCGTACTTGTCGTGGTTTAA
- the frdD gene encoding fumarate reductase subunit FrdD, which produces MTHSTVNKTPKRSDEPVWWTLFGAGGTWFAMISPITILVLGILVPMGVISPEAMSYDRVADFATSFIGALFVIGTLALPMWHAMHRLHHGMHDLKIHAGVVGKIFCYGFASIISAIAIVFVFMI; this is translated from the coding sequence ATGACTCACTCTACAGTCAATAAAACCCCTAAACGTTCAGATGAACCCGTATGGTGGACGCTATTTGGCGCTGGCGGTACTTGGTTTGCAATGATCAGTCCGATCACTATTCTTGTGCTTGGTATCTTGGTACCAATGGGGGTTATTTCTCCTGAAGCAATGAGCTATGATCGCGTTGCAGATTTTGCAACCAGCTTCATCGGAGCCTTGTTTGTTATCGGTACTCTTGCTTTACCAATGTGGCACGCAATGCACCGCTTACATCACGGCATGCACGATCTGAAAATCCATGCTGGCGTGGTTGGCAAGATTTTTTGCTACGGTTTTGCATCGATCATTTCAGCAATAGCTATCGTTTTTGTCTTTATGATTTAA
- the efp gene encoding elongation factor P encodes MATVSTNEFKGGLKFMLDSEPCVILENEFVKPGKGQAFNRVRIRKLLSGKVLEKTFKSGETVEVADVMDIDLDYLYSDGEFYHFMNSETFEQIAADVKAVGDNAKWLVENNTCMITLWNNNPITVTPPNFVELEVTETDPGLKGDTQGTGGKPATLSTGAVVRVPLFIAIGEVIKVDTRSAEYVGRVK; translated from the coding sequence ATGGCTACAGTTAGCACCAATGAATTCAAAGGCGGTTTAAAATTTATGCTCGACAGTGAGCCGTGTGTCATTCTCGAAAACGAGTTTGTGAAACCGGGTAAAGGTCAAGCGTTCAACCGTGTACGAATTCGTAAACTATTGTCTGGTAAAGTGTTAGAGAAAACATTTAAGTCTGGCGAAACTGTAGAAGTCGCTGACGTAATGGATATCGATCTTGATTACTTGTACTCAGACGGCGAATTCTACCACTTTATGAACAGCGAAACATTCGAACAAATTGCAGCGGATGTGAAAGCAGTGGGCGATAACGCTAAATGGTTAGTTGAAAACAACACGTGCATGATCACGTTGTGGAATAACAACCCAATCACTGTAACACCGCCAAACTTTGTTGAATTGGAAGTAACAGAGACAGATCCTGGCCTGAAAGGTGATACTCAAGGCACGGGTGGTAAACCAGCAACACTTTCAACAGGCGCTGTTGTTCGTGTTCCTCTGTTTATTGCTATCGGCGAAGTGATCAAAGTTGATACGCGCAGTGCAGAATACGTAGGTCGAGTGAAGTAA